Proteins found in one Fusarium oxysporum Fo47 chromosome V, complete sequence genomic segment:
- a CDS encoding calponin homology domain-containing protein, with product MNVLKLQRKFPQFQQNEIFSLSDAFQRLDVDDRGYLDEATAIKATQQSENQPYDVVRQALKEVELDSSRRVELEDYVSLVAKLRDSSPAQKRMSTGPTPPSAGGGVVAQRTGGHASKGSVSGKIQVQGSNANITHTINEDERTEFTRHINAVLAGDADIDSRLPFPTDTFEMFDECKDGLVLAKLINDSVPDTIDERVLNIPGRKIKNLNAFHMSENNNIVIESAKGIGCSVVNIGAGDIIEVREHLILGLIWQIIRRGLLGKIDIKLHPELYRLLDEDETLEQFLRLPPEQILLRWFNYHLKAANWPRTVKNFSSDVKDGENYSVLLAQIGPEYGVTRAPLQKQDLHERAEAVLQEADKLGCRKFLTPKSLVAGNPKLNLAFVANLFNNHPALDPITEEEKLEVEDFDAEGEREARVFTLWLNSLDVQPAVVSFFDDLRDGSILLQAYEKVIPGSVNPRHVNKRPAHGGEMSRFKAVENTNYAIELGKQNGFSLVGIQGADITDGQRTLTLGLVWQLMRKDITVTLSSLAQKLGKREITDSEMVRWANDMSRKGGRNSSIRSFKDPSIGSGIFLLDVLNGMKSSYVDYDLVTSGQTDEDAYLNAKLSISIARKLGATIWLVPEDICQVRSRLITTFIGSLMATHERM from the exons ATGAACGTTTTGAAACTTCAGAG GAAGTTTCCTCAATTTCAACAGAACGAAATATTCAGCTTGTCCGATGCCTTTCAGCGGCTTGATGTCGACGATAGGGGATACCTTGACGAAGCTACCGCTATCAAGGCAACCCAGCAGAGCGAAAACCAGCCCTACGATGTTGTGCGCCAGGCGTTAAAGGAAGTCGAACTTGACTCTTCGCGACGCGTTGAGCTCGAGGATTATGTTAGC CTCGTTGCCAAGCTTCGCGATTCATCGCCCGCTCAGAAGCGCATGTCCACGGGACCAACTCCTCCCTCTGcaggtggtggtgttgtcgCGCAACGTACTGGAGGCCATGCTTCCAAGGGTAGCGTGAGCGGAAAGATTCAGGTCCAGGGCTCTAATGCCAACATCACTCACACCATTAACGAGGATGAACGCACCGAATTTACCCGTCACATCAATGCCGTGCTGGCTGGCGATGCTGATATTGATAGTCGTCTCCCCTTCCCCACCGACACTTTCGAAATGTTCGACGAGTGCAAGGATGGCTTGGTTCTagccaagctcatcaacgacaGCGTTCCCGATACCATTGATGAGCGTGTCCTTAACATACCCGGCaggaagatcaagaacctcaaTGCTTTCCACATGAGTGAGAACAACAACATTGTTATCGAGTCTGCCAAAGGTATCGGCTGTTCTGTTGTTAACATCGGTGCTGGTGATATCATTGAGGTTCGAGAACATCTTATTTTGGGTCTCATCTGGCAGATCATTCGACGAGGATTGCTTGGAAAGATCGATATCAAGCTCCATCCTGAGCTGTATAGACTGCTTGATGAGGACGAGACACTTGAGCAGTTTCTCCGCTTGCCTCCCGAGCAAATTCTCCTTCGATGGTTCAACTACCATCTGAAAGCTGCTAACTGGCCCCGCAC CGTCAAGAACTTCTCCTCTGATGTTAAGGATGGTGAAAATTATTCGGTTCTGCTGGCGCAAATTGGTCCCGAGTATGGCGTTACCCGTGCGCCTTTACAGAAGCAAGATCTACATGAGCGAGCTGAGGCAGTTCTACAAGAAGCAGACAAGCTTGGATGCCGCAAATTCTTGACACCAAAGTCACTCGTCGCTGGTAACCCCAAGCTTAACCTAGCGTTCGTCGCCAATCTATTCAACAATCACCCCGCCCTTGACCCCATcactgaggaagagaaacTCGAGGTTGAAGACTTCGATGCGGAGGGAGAACGCGAGGCTCGAGTCTTTACACTGTGGCTGAACAGTCTGGACGTTCAACCTGCAGTTGTCTCGTTCTTTGATGATCTTAGGGACGGCAGTATCCTCCTCCAGGCTTACGAGAAGGTCATCCCGGGCTCTGTCAACCCCCGTCACGTCAACAAGAGACCAGCGCATGGAGGTGAGATGTCGAGATTCAAGGCCGTCGAGAACACCAATTACGCGATTGAGCTTGGAAAGCAAAATGGGTTCTCGCTAGTTGGCATCCAAGGCGCTGACATTACTGATGGACAAAGGACCTTGACTCTTGGTCTCGTGTGGCAACTCATGCGCAAGGACATCACTGTTACTCTATCTTCACTAGCTCAGAAGCTGGGCAAGCGAGAAATCACCGACTCTGAGATGGTGCGATGGGCAAACGATATGTCACGAAAGGGCGGCAGGAACTCTTCCATCCGCTCTTTCAAGGATCCTTCAATCGGATCTGGCATCTTCCTTCTGGATGTTCTGAATGGAATGAAGAGCAGCTATGTCGATTACGATCTTGTTACATCTGGACAGACTGACGAGGATGCTTACTTGAACGCCAAGTTGAGTATCAGCATTGCTCGAAAGCTCGGCGCGACCATTTGGCTGGTTCCCGAAGATATCTGCCAAGTCCGCAGCcgcctcatcaccaccttcATTG GTTCTCTTATGGCTACCCACGAAAGAATGTAG
- a CDS encoding MBOAT, membrane-bound O-acyltransferase family-domain-containing protein, whose amino-acid sequence MVSSTAPGRSPLSGRSTGQPAPELQRPAPRSLGEALRAAGMTIDGPSPGLGSETPSEEDYDENVRPTLTEPSAVRHRYAHHVQPRPETISLSGTDFEKLQQEPGLRFKRRDSGIHLVLDEDNSLQRLLKTSSEWSQESTGPKQRRRKFADLVFTSQFSAFDRHSPSASNSPFHGFYTLFWLAVTLFVFKISAQNWQVYGNPLGTNEIVQTMFHRDVVVLLLSDGIMCALTAVTWMIQRLVSANYLNWDGAGWVIQNMWQTAFLAGVVGLTLWRDWPWTHTVFFVLHGIVMLMKQHSYAFYNGHLSTVYKQRAKIMKKLRQLDLVDPAMTPSQTEPPASAISTQHLSVTPSAEERRKSISAHPGQEESDIDKISRAIASHQPLDDEQVALFERIMKWEVDAMTDELKGTAATIGKAYPNNLSFIDHYKWIPLPTLVYEIEYPRSDSIDWSYVLEKFTAMFGVLFVMVQVSQHSIYPVVMKTIEMKENGVPLAGRFQEFPGFLLDLIFPFMMEYLLVWYLIWETILNILAELTYFADRNFYDAWWNSVSWDQFARDWNRPVHVFLLRHVYHSSISSLKVNKHTATLITFFLSACVHELVMWCLFKKLRGYLLFLQMCQLPLVRLSRTKWLRGRKTLGNLIFWLGIFTGPSLLCSLYLIL is encoded by the exons ATGGTATCCTCAACTGCCCCTGGAAGGTCCCCGCTTTCCGGCCGGAGTACCGGGCAGCCGGCCCCGGAACTCCAACGACCAGCACCGAGATCACTCGGGGAAGCTCTGCGAGCCGCTGGTATGACAATTGACGGGCCCAGCCCCGGACTTGGCTCTGAAACCCCGAGTGAAGAGGATTACGATGAGAATGTTCGACCGACCCTGACAGAGCCATCAGCTGTCCGGCATCGTTATGCCCATCATGTCCAGCCTCGACCAGAAACCATATCCCTGTCTGGCACTGATTTTGAGAAACTGCAACAGGAGCCCGGGTTGCGCTTCAAGCGTCGTGACTCAGGTATCCATCTTGTTCTCGACGAGGATAATAGCCTGCAACGACTACTTAAAACCAGCTCAGAGTGGTCACAAGAATCGACCGGTCCAAAGCAGAGACGTCGAAAGTTCGCCGATCTTGTCTTCACTAGCCAATTCTCAGCTTTTGACCGTCATAGCCCATCAGCGTCGAACAGTCCATTTCATGGGTTTTATACATTATTTTGGCTCGCCGTTACTCTTTTCGTCTTCAAGATCTCGGCCCAGAACTGGCAAGTCTACGGAAACCCCCTGGGAACGAACGAAATCGTGCAGACTATGTTCCATCGAGATG TtgtcgtccttcttctctcagATGGCATCATGTGTGCCCTCACAGCAGTGACTTGGATGATTCAACGGCTTGTATCTGCCAACTACCTTAACTGGGATGGTGCTGGATGGGTTATACAGAAT ATGTGGCAAACGGCCTTTCTGGCTGGCGTTGTTGGCCTGACTCTCTGGCGTGACTGGCCATGGACTCATACTGTGTTTTTTGTACTTCATGGCATCGTCATGCTGATGAAGCAACACTCTTACGCCTTCTACAACGGTCACTTATCGACAGTCTATAAACAACGTGCCAAGATAATGAAGAAGCTTAGGCAACTAGACCTAGTTGATCCAGCCATGACCCCATCGCAGACTGAACCCCCGGCGTCAGCCATCTCAACACAACATCTTAGTGTTACCCCTTCTGCCGAAGAGCGCCGAAAGTCCATCTCAGCGCATCCCGGCCAGGAAGAAAGTGATATAGATAAGATTTCACGAGCCAttgcttctcatcagccttTGGACGACGAGCAAGTTGCTCTCTTTGAACGCATCATGAAGTGGGAGGTGGATGCAATGACCGACGAACTCAAGGGAACAGCAGCCACCATAGGCAAAGCTTACCCCAACAATCTGTCTTTCATCGATCACTACAAATGGATCCCTCTGCCAACTCTTGTTTATGAGATAGAATACCCACGATCCGATTCTATCGACTGGTCGTACGTATTGGAGAAGTTTACCGCAATGTTTGGTGTGCTATTTGTGATGGTTCAGGTCTCGCAGCACTCTATTT ATCCTGTCGTCATGAAGACGatcgagatgaaggagaatGGCGTACCACTGGCTGGGAGATTTCAGGAGTTTCCAGGGTTCCTTCTCGATCTTATCTTCCCTTTCATGATGGAGTACCTG CTTGTCTGGTATCTCATATGGGAAACTATCCTAAATATCCTGGCCGAGTTGACATATTTTGCCGATCGAAACTTTTATGATGCGTGGTGGAACAGCG TCTCGTGGGATCAGTTCGCCCGGGACTGGAATCGACCTGTTCACGTCTTTCTTCTCCGCCACGTTTATCATAGTTCTATATCATCTCTGAAGGTCAACAAGCACACAGCCACACTGATTACATTCTTTCTTTCAGCCTGTGTCCACGAGCTGGTCATGTGGTGTCTATTTAAGAAGCTGAGAGGCTATCTCCTGTTCCTCCAGATGTGCCAACTACCA TTAGTAAGGCTGAGCCGCACCAAGTGGTTGCGTGGGCGCAAGACACTAGGTAACTTGATCTTTTGGTTGGGTATTTTTACAGGACCAAGTCTGTTATGTAGCTTGTATTTGATCCTCTGA